One genomic region from Tissierellales bacterium encodes:
- a CDS encoding histidine kinase, producing the protein MNKYSRYFYLIGRLMYIFIFIDIIYRTKGDISSSILFASIFLAVAINDHLRIYGYYKKYKYGYYISLFISAIVSVIMAYFIYGYIDFYMFIILHEIGLYTGGKIGKILFTSDLIIILSVIILRQIPSFNEVLSIRFWKDNAFAFIITSSFIISYSFSIQAYKALYIEKTKVEKMNKKLEQQSEEIERLTITKERNRVAQEIHDYLGHNLSALNMNLDVAGKIIDKYPSKTEEIINKCQILTKESMEGLREAVYALKEGDYSFNLKYSIEGLIENFSNTGSVNIIFNYNKKVDELLLNYKNTIYSIIRESLTNSIRHGQADEICIDIDIDNGFVNIILKDNGIGCSEIIKGNGLKGIENRILSIDGKVDYITDVNEGFEIRANIPIKYEF; encoded by the coding sequence ATGAATAAATACTCAAGATATTTTTATTTAATTGGTCGATTAATGTATATTTTTATTTTTATAGATATTATTTATAGGACTAAGGGAGATATCTCTAGTTCTATACTATTTGCTAGTATTTTTTTAGCAGTTGCAATAAATGACCATTTAAGAATATATGGATATTATAAAAAATATAAATATGGATATTATATATCTTTATTTATTTCAGCCATTGTTAGTGTTATAATGGCTTATTTTATCTATGGATACATAGATTTTTATATGTTTATAATTTTGCATGAAATAGGCTTATATACTGGTGGTAAGATAGGAAAGATACTTTTCACATCTGATCTTATTATTATTCTCAGTGTAATTATATTAAGGCAAATACCTTCTTTTAATGAAGTGTTGAGTATAAGATTCTGGAAAGATAACGCATTTGCCTTTATAATAACATCATCTTTTATAATATCTTACTCTTTTTCCATACAAGCCTATAAAGCATTATACATTGAAAAAACAAAAGTAGAAAAAATGAATAAAAAGTTAGAACAGCAATCTGAAGAAATAGAAAGATTAACTATAACAAAAGAGAGAAATAGAGTAGCTCAAGAAATTCATGATTATTTGGGCCATAATTTATCTGCATTAAATATGAATTTAGATGTAGCTGGAAAAATAATAGATAAATATCCCAGTAAAACAGAAGAAATTATTAATAAATGTCAAATATTAACTAAAGAGAGTATGGAGGGTTTAAGGGAGGCGGTATATGCTTTGAAGGAAGGAGATTATTCTTTTAATTTAAAATACTCTATAGAGGGACTTATTGAGAATTTTTCTAATACTGGCAGTGTAAATATTATTTTCAACTATAATAAGAAAGTGGATGAATTATTATTAAATTATAAAAATACAATTTACTCTATTATAAGAGAAAGTTTAACTAATAGTATAAGACATGGACAGGCTGATGAAATTTGTATTGATATTGATATAGATAATGGATTTGTAAACATTATACTTAAAGATAATGGAATAGGCTGTAGTGAAATAATTAAGGGTAATGGGCTTAAGGGAATTGAAAATAGAATATTAAGCATTGATGGAAAAGTAGATTATATTACCGATGTAAATGAAGGATTTGAAATAAGGGCTAATATTCCTATTAAATATGAATTTTAA
- a CDS encoding ABC transporter permease, with translation MKAFFYLLKVSLEKTFKELKRYRFNTVSRFLLFYVLFMAMFSGIKGFGTSLGLSNVEMGDNLEGFIVGYFLWTVMFISFVDIAYNIIDDANKGTLEQLNMSNIDLSQILVVRSLANLLINVLFSMVLLFVIMYSTDHWLEIKMFSTIVPIFIGIFSILGLGLICGGLALIFKKVQSLLNLAQFFLIALVTGFPKNKIVSGLIPFNAAAEKVHLTMTRGYTITDFSVLDYGIIIGNSILYFTIGLFVFNQCVKVAKQKGLLGQY, from the coding sequence ATGAAAGCATTCTTTTATCTTTTAAAAGTATCTTTAGAAAAAACTTTTAAAGAACTTAAAAGATATAGATTTAATACAGTATCAAGATTTTTACTTTTCTATGTTTTATTTATGGCAATGTTTTCAGGTATTAAAGGGTTTGGCACATCTCTAGGGTTGTCTAATGTAGAAATGGGTGATAACTTAGAAGGATTTATAGTCGGATATTTTCTATGGACAGTTATGTTTATATCCTTTGTGGACATTGCCTATAATATAATAGATGATGCTAATAAAGGAACTCTGGAACAACTAAATATGTCTAATATAGATCTTTCACAAATATTAGTTGTAAGAAGTCTAGCGAATTTATTAATAAATGTGTTATTCTCTATGGTTCTTCTTTTTGTCATTATGTACTCTACAGATCATTGGTTAGAAATAAAAATGTTTTCTACCATAGTTCCTATTTTTATTGGCATATTTAGTATATTAGGTTTAGGTTTAATATGTGGGGGATTAGCTTTAATATTTAAAAAGGTACAATCACTATTAAATTTAGCACAGTTTTTCTTAATAGCCCTAGTTACAGGTTTTCCTAAAAATAAAATAGTATCAGGATTAATTCCTTTTAATGCTGCAGCAGAAAAAGTTCATCTAACTATGACTAGAGGGTATACCATTACAGATTTTTCTGTCCTTGACTATGGAATAATAATTGGAAATTCTATTCTTTATTTTACTATAGGATTATTTGTTTTTAACCAATGTGTAAAGGTAGCAAAACAGAAAGGTCTATTAGGACAATATTAA